The nucleotide window GGCCGCCGCGGCGGCGGTGACGTGGTCGGTGTCGAGCCAGGCGTTGCAGGCGGCGAACCCGGTGGGTGCGACCGAGCAGACGCGCTGGGCGTGGCCGCGCTGGGCCGGCGCCGCCTGGGCGACGCCGGCGGTGGTGAGGGCGAGGGTGAAGGCGGCGGCGAAGACTGCTGCTCTACGCACAGTGAACCTCCGGAGGCGGTGGGGACCCCGGTCGGCGGGACCGGTGACCGAAGACCGTAAGCAGCCGTTCGGCGGCGTGACACAGACCAAAGTCGTGTCACCGTTGGTGCGAATGGCTGAAAACCGGGCGCCCGCGTGCTTTCTCGCCAAACCGGGCGGACCTCAGCCCGCGGGCCGCTCCCCGGTTTCATCGCCGAAGAGCAAACGCAGCGTCACCTCACGGTTCACGCGCACGTGTTCGACCGCGGACGCCTTCGCGCGCTCCGCGTCCCCCGACGCGATCGCCTCGTAGAGCCGGCGGTGCTCCTCGAGCAGGCTCGCCCAGCGCTCGTTCTGGTTCGTGAGCCAGCGCAGCCGGCCCGCCAGCGGCTGCAGCATCGTGTCGAGCAGCGCGTTGCCCGCGATGGCGATGATCTCGTCGTGGAAGCGCGAGTTGAGCGCCGGGATGCGGGCCACGTCGCCGCGGGTGGTCGCGCGGGCGGCTTCGGCCAGGGTGCGCTCGAGCTGCTTGCGCTCGGCCGCACCGGCCCGCGCCGCGGCGAGCCCGGCGGCCAGCCCTTCGAGGGCCTCCCGGACGTCGAACAGCTCCTCGACGTCGACCCGCGCGAGCTGGCGGACGACGACCCGGCGCGGTGACTGGACGACGACGAAGCCTTCGGCCTCGAGACTGCGGATGGCCTCGCGGACCGGCACCCGCGAGACGCCGAGGTCTTCGGCCAGCTCGCGCTCGACCAGTCTGTCGCCCGGGCGGAGCCGTCCGGTCAGGATCCGTTCGCGCAGCTCCTCGCGGACCCGCTGCCGGGTGGCCGCGAGGGGTTGCCGCTCGTTCACCGCTCCCCCTCCTTCAACACCGCCGTAACCGGCCGTAACACGAGTTTATCGGCCGGAGGGTTGACTCGGGCGGACCCCGGGGCGATATTTGGGATTCCAAAGTTTGGTATCCCAAATCGCCGTCACCGCACGTCGACCGGAGGCACGCATGACCGCCGCCCCGCTCACCGAACCCTCGCAAGAGACGACCACCCCGCCGGATCCCCGCCTCTGGAACGAAGACCTGGCCCCGGCGAAG belongs to Amycolatopsis tolypomycina and includes:
- a CDS encoding GntR family transcriptional regulator, with product MNERQPLAATRQRVREELRERILTGRLRPGDRLVERELAEDLGVSRVPVREAIRSLEAEGFVVVQSPRRVVVRQLARVDVEELFDVREALEGLAAGLAAARAGAAERKQLERTLAEAARATTRGDVARIPALNSRFHDEIIAIAGNALLDTMLQPLAGRLRWLTNQNERWASLLEEHRRLYEAIASGDAERAKASAVEHVRVNREVTLRLLFGDETGERPAG